In Helianthus annuus cultivar XRQ/B chromosome 9, HanXRQr2.0-SUNRISE, whole genome shotgun sequence, the following are encoded in one genomic region:
- the LOC110877618 gene encoding auxin response factor 19 isoform X2 has protein sequence MKAPVNGLMTAEHPQCEGGEKKSIINPELWQTCAGPLVNLPAAGTHVVYFPQGHSEQVAASMKKDVDSQIPNYSNLQSKLLCILHSVTLHADPETDEVYAQMTLQPVPSFDKEALLRSDLSMKINKPQTQFFCKTLTASDTSTHGGFSVPRRAAEKIFPPLDFSMQPPVQELVARDLHDTQWTFRHIYRGQPKRHLLTTGWSLFVSGKKLFAGDAVLFIRDENQQLLLGIRRANRQPANLSSSVLSSDSMHIGILAAAAHAAANNSPFTVFYNPRASPSEFVIPLAKYYKAVCSNQISLGMRFRMMFETEESGTRRYMGTVTGISDLDPVNWKNSQWRNLQVGWDESTGGERRTRVSVWEIEPVTAPFFICPTPPFYRPKRPRQPGMLDDESGDLDNLFKRTTMPWLGEDMSTKDSGLSLVQWMNMQQSSSLASSVQPGCLNPLSGSVLQNYGAAQALTQNNLQFNSQRSTMPLDPLQKLPQASMMQPHQQLTDPSQQLNRQNVIGQALPQNQIQSQFHSQNLLQPSSMQSHNAYRSLQQQQQVAAVSQSQSQSQQNSLLPPQYSDQQISQIPIQLLQKFHQQQQSLLGQQSAPQQDHEKPSVDVGQSQSFSKSLSTSQTIDTPAETNTPLSQQMSRSNSHANLRFSHLSTQQKIHPTNQMWTAGGGQSGITDDVPSCSTSPSTNNCPTTMVSSMINGRSYANATIGGEEIMMNTGIESQRVSENVNTSKSQHQGFLSPLTYLNNNINAPQMDFLDSSSSATSVSIPRSDHHLQSDDPRTEIPTGVNIDNNNNNNFGMPSMILDPLTTKGSTGGMMSQTQSFGVPDMDFSPIDSTLNDSNLLDSDVWAAPPQQFQRKRTYTKVYKRGAVGRSIDISAYSGYEELKQDLARRFGIEGQLEDRQRVGWKLVYVDHESDVLLVGDDPWEEFVSCVRCIKILSPQEVQQMSLDGDFGGNNLVQNPTCSSSDV, from the exons GTTGCGGCATCTATGAAAAAGGACGTTGATTCTCAAATTCCAAACTATTCAAATCTCCAGTCAAAGCTGTTATGCATCCTTCATAGCGTCACGTTGCAC GCGGACCCCGAAACAGATGAAGTATATGCTCAGATGACGCTCCAGCCTGTTCCTTCG TTTGACAAGGAGGCATTATTGAGGTCAGATCTTTCTATGAAAATAAATAAGCCGCAAACACAGTTTTTTTGCAAAACATTGACGGCTAGTGATACGAGCACTCATGGAGGATTCTCTGTACCTCGCCGTGCAGCTGAAAAAATATTCCCTCCTCTG GATTTTTCAATGCAACCACCTGTACAAGAACTTGTAGCAAGGGACTTGCATGATACCCAATGGACATTTCGTCATATTTATCGCG GACAACCAAAGCGTCACTTGCTCACGACCGGTTGGAGCCTATTTGTTAGCGGAAAAAAACTTTTCGCTGGAGACGCGGTCTTGTTCATAAG GGATGAAAATCAGCAGCTGCTGTTGGGTATAAGACGAGCTAACAGACAACCGGCGAATTTATCCTCATCGGTTTTATCAAGTGATAGTATGCATATTGGAATATTGGCCGCTGCTGCTCATGCAGCTGCAAACAACAGCCCTTTCACTGTGTTCTATAATCCGAG GGCTAGTCCGTCGGAATTTGTTATTCCATTAGCCAAGTATTATAAAGCTGTGTGTAGTAACCAAATATCGCTCGGCATGCGGTTCCGGATGATGTTTGAAACCGAAGAATCGGGGACTAGAAG GTATATGGGTACAGTTACGGGCATTAGTGATCTTGATCCTGTTAATTGGAAGAACTCACAATGGCGAAACCTGCAG GTTGGGTGGGATGAGTCGACTGGCGGGGAAAGGCGAACTCGTGTTTCAGTTTGGGAGATTGAACCCGTTACCGCTCCCTTTTTCATATGTCCAACGCCTCCTTTCTACAGACCAAAGCGTCCACGACAACCAGGAATGCTAG ATGATGAATCAGGGGACCTTGACAATTTATTCAAGAGGACAACCATGCCCTGGTTGGGTGAAGATATGTCTACGAAAGATTCCGGTTTAAGTTTGGTCCAGTGGATGAACATGCAGCAAAGCTCTTCACTTGCTAGCTCGGTCCAACCCGGTTGCTTGAACCCGTTATCTGGATCCGTTTTGCAAAACTACGGAGCAGCACAAGCACTTACTCAAAACAACTTGCAGTTCAATAGTCAAAGGTCAACAATGCCACTTGACCCGTTACAGAAACTGCCACAAGCCTCGATGATGCAGCCTCATCAACAGTTGACCGATCCAAGTCAACAACTGAATCGACAAAATGTCATCGGTCAAGCGCTGCCGCAAAACCAAATTCAGTCGCAGTTTCATTCTCAGAATTTACTTCAACCGTCATCGATGCAGAGCCATAATGCATACAGAAGCCTTCAACAACAGCAGCAGGTGGCAGCCgtgagtcaaagtcaaagtcaaagtcaacagaACAGCTTGTTGCCGCCACAATATTCGGATCAACAAATTAGTCAAATTCCTATTCAACTTTTACAAAAGTTTCATCAGCAGCAACAATCGCTATTGGGTCAGCAATCCGCGCCACAACAAGATCACGAAAAGCCATCGGTGgatgttggtcaaagtcaaagttttTCGAAGTCATTATCCACAAGTCAAACAATCGACACGCCAGCTGAAACAAACACACCATTGTCTCAACAAATGTCAAGAAGCAACAGCCATGCAAATCTTCGGTTTTCACATCTTTCTACACAACAAAAGATTCATCCAACCAATCAGATGTGGACCGCAGGTGGCGGTCAATCTGGGATCACCGATGATGTCCCGTCATGCTCCACGTCACCTTCAACTAATAACTGCCCAACAACCATGGTTTCATCGATGATTAATGGTAGATCTTACGCTAATGCAACCATCGGTGGTGAAGAGATCATGATGAATACCGGTATAGAAAGTCAACGTGTATCGGAAAATGTCAACACCTCAAAAAGTCAACATCAAGGATTTTTGTCCCCACTTACATACTTGAACAACAATATTAACGCCCCCCAGATGGACTTCTTGGACAGTTCGTCTTCCGCCACTTCGGTTAGCATTCCTCGAAGCGATCATCATTTGCAATCAGATGATCCCAGAACAGAAATTCCGACAGGGGTAAacattgataataataataataataattttggaaTGCCATCAATGATACTTGACCCGTTGACCACAAAAGGGTCAACTGGAGGCATGATGTCTCAGACTCAGTCATTTGGCGTTCCAGATATGGATTTTAGTCCCATTGACTCCACGTTGAACGATAGTAACTTGTTGGATAGTGATGTATGGGCCGCACCGCCACAACAGTTTCAACGAAAGCGGACATATACCAAG GTTTATAAGCGTGGAGCTGTGGGAAGATCAATTGATATCTCGGCTTATTCGGGCTACGAGGAGCTTAAACAAGACCTGGCTCGACGGTTCGGGATAGAGGGTCAACTGGAGGATAGGCAACGAGTTGGATGGAAACTTGTCTATGTAGATCATGAAAGTGATGTTCTCCTAGTTGGCGACGACCCATGGGA GGAGTTTGTGAGTTGCGTACGGTGCATAAAAATCTTGTCACCTCAAGAAGTACAACAGATGAGTCTGGATGGAGATTTTGGCGGGAACAATCTTGTTCAAAATCCAACTTGTAGTAGTTCAGATGTCTAA
- the LOC110877618 gene encoding auxin response factor 19 isoform X1, whose protein sequence is MKAPVNGLMTAEHPQCEGTGGEKKSIINPELWQTCAGPLVNLPAAGTHVVYFPQGHSEQVAASMKKDVDSQIPNYSNLQSKLLCILHSVTLHADPETDEVYAQMTLQPVPSFDKEALLRSDLSMKINKPQTQFFCKTLTASDTSTHGGFSVPRRAAEKIFPPLDFSMQPPVQELVARDLHDTQWTFRHIYRGQPKRHLLTTGWSLFVSGKKLFAGDAVLFIRDENQQLLLGIRRANRQPANLSSSVLSSDSMHIGILAAAAHAAANNSPFTVFYNPRASPSEFVIPLAKYYKAVCSNQISLGMRFRMMFETEESGTRRYMGTVTGISDLDPVNWKNSQWRNLQVGWDESTGGERRTRVSVWEIEPVTAPFFICPTPPFYRPKRPRQPGMLDDESGDLDNLFKRTTMPWLGEDMSTKDSGLSLVQWMNMQQSSSLASSVQPGCLNPLSGSVLQNYGAAQALTQNNLQFNSQRSTMPLDPLQKLPQASMMQPHQQLTDPSQQLNRQNVIGQALPQNQIQSQFHSQNLLQPSSMQSHNAYRSLQQQQQVAAVSQSQSQSQQNSLLPPQYSDQQISQIPIQLLQKFHQQQQSLLGQQSAPQQDHEKPSVDVGQSQSFSKSLSTSQTIDTPAETNTPLSQQMSRSNSHANLRFSHLSTQQKIHPTNQMWTAGGGQSGITDDVPSCSTSPSTNNCPTTMVSSMINGRSYANATIGGEEIMMNTGIESQRVSENVNTSKSQHQGFLSPLTYLNNNINAPQMDFLDSSSSATSVSIPRSDHHLQSDDPRTEIPTGVNIDNNNNNNFGMPSMILDPLTTKGSTGGMMSQTQSFGVPDMDFSPIDSTLNDSNLLDSDVWAAPPQQFQRKRTYTKVYKRGAVGRSIDISAYSGYEELKQDLARRFGIEGQLEDRQRVGWKLVYVDHESDVLLVGDDPWEEFVSCVRCIKILSPQEVQQMSLDGDFGGNNLVQNPTCSSSDV, encoded by the exons GTTGCGGCATCTATGAAAAAGGACGTTGATTCTCAAATTCCAAACTATTCAAATCTCCAGTCAAAGCTGTTATGCATCCTTCATAGCGTCACGTTGCAC GCGGACCCCGAAACAGATGAAGTATATGCTCAGATGACGCTCCAGCCTGTTCCTTCG TTTGACAAGGAGGCATTATTGAGGTCAGATCTTTCTATGAAAATAAATAAGCCGCAAACACAGTTTTTTTGCAAAACATTGACGGCTAGTGATACGAGCACTCATGGAGGATTCTCTGTACCTCGCCGTGCAGCTGAAAAAATATTCCCTCCTCTG GATTTTTCAATGCAACCACCTGTACAAGAACTTGTAGCAAGGGACTTGCATGATACCCAATGGACATTTCGTCATATTTATCGCG GACAACCAAAGCGTCACTTGCTCACGACCGGTTGGAGCCTATTTGTTAGCGGAAAAAAACTTTTCGCTGGAGACGCGGTCTTGTTCATAAG GGATGAAAATCAGCAGCTGCTGTTGGGTATAAGACGAGCTAACAGACAACCGGCGAATTTATCCTCATCGGTTTTATCAAGTGATAGTATGCATATTGGAATATTGGCCGCTGCTGCTCATGCAGCTGCAAACAACAGCCCTTTCACTGTGTTCTATAATCCGAG GGCTAGTCCGTCGGAATTTGTTATTCCATTAGCCAAGTATTATAAAGCTGTGTGTAGTAACCAAATATCGCTCGGCATGCGGTTCCGGATGATGTTTGAAACCGAAGAATCGGGGACTAGAAG GTATATGGGTACAGTTACGGGCATTAGTGATCTTGATCCTGTTAATTGGAAGAACTCACAATGGCGAAACCTGCAG GTTGGGTGGGATGAGTCGACTGGCGGGGAAAGGCGAACTCGTGTTTCAGTTTGGGAGATTGAACCCGTTACCGCTCCCTTTTTCATATGTCCAACGCCTCCTTTCTACAGACCAAAGCGTCCACGACAACCAGGAATGCTAG ATGATGAATCAGGGGACCTTGACAATTTATTCAAGAGGACAACCATGCCCTGGTTGGGTGAAGATATGTCTACGAAAGATTCCGGTTTAAGTTTGGTCCAGTGGATGAACATGCAGCAAAGCTCTTCACTTGCTAGCTCGGTCCAACCCGGTTGCTTGAACCCGTTATCTGGATCCGTTTTGCAAAACTACGGAGCAGCACAAGCACTTACTCAAAACAACTTGCAGTTCAATAGTCAAAGGTCAACAATGCCACTTGACCCGTTACAGAAACTGCCACAAGCCTCGATGATGCAGCCTCATCAACAGTTGACCGATCCAAGTCAACAACTGAATCGACAAAATGTCATCGGTCAAGCGCTGCCGCAAAACCAAATTCAGTCGCAGTTTCATTCTCAGAATTTACTTCAACCGTCATCGATGCAGAGCCATAATGCATACAGAAGCCTTCAACAACAGCAGCAGGTGGCAGCCgtgagtcaaagtcaaagtcaaagtcaacagaACAGCTTGTTGCCGCCACAATATTCGGATCAACAAATTAGTCAAATTCCTATTCAACTTTTACAAAAGTTTCATCAGCAGCAACAATCGCTATTGGGTCAGCAATCCGCGCCACAACAAGATCACGAAAAGCCATCGGTGgatgttggtcaaagtcaaagttttTCGAAGTCATTATCCACAAGTCAAACAATCGACACGCCAGCTGAAACAAACACACCATTGTCTCAACAAATGTCAAGAAGCAACAGCCATGCAAATCTTCGGTTTTCACATCTTTCTACACAACAAAAGATTCATCCAACCAATCAGATGTGGACCGCAGGTGGCGGTCAATCTGGGATCACCGATGATGTCCCGTCATGCTCCACGTCACCTTCAACTAATAACTGCCCAACAACCATGGTTTCATCGATGATTAATGGTAGATCTTACGCTAATGCAACCATCGGTGGTGAAGAGATCATGATGAATACCGGTATAGAAAGTCAACGTGTATCGGAAAATGTCAACACCTCAAAAAGTCAACATCAAGGATTTTTGTCCCCACTTACATACTTGAACAACAATATTAACGCCCCCCAGATGGACTTCTTGGACAGTTCGTCTTCCGCCACTTCGGTTAGCATTCCTCGAAGCGATCATCATTTGCAATCAGATGATCCCAGAACAGAAATTCCGACAGGGGTAAacattgataataataataataataattttggaaTGCCATCAATGATACTTGACCCGTTGACCACAAAAGGGTCAACTGGAGGCATGATGTCTCAGACTCAGTCATTTGGCGTTCCAGATATGGATTTTAGTCCCATTGACTCCACGTTGAACGATAGTAACTTGTTGGATAGTGATGTATGGGCCGCACCGCCACAACAGTTTCAACGAAAGCGGACATATACCAAG GTTTATAAGCGTGGAGCTGTGGGAAGATCAATTGATATCTCGGCTTATTCGGGCTACGAGGAGCTTAAACAAGACCTGGCTCGACGGTTCGGGATAGAGGGTCAACTGGAGGATAGGCAACGAGTTGGATGGAAACTTGTCTATGTAGATCATGAAAGTGATGTTCTCCTAGTTGGCGACGACCCATGGGA GGAGTTTGTGAGTTGCGTACGGTGCATAAAAATCTTGTCACCTCAAGAAGTACAACAGATGAGTCTGGATGGAGATTTTGGCGGGAACAATCTTGTTCAAAATCCAACTTGTAGTAGTTCAGATGTCTAA